The following coding sequences are from one Lolium rigidum isolate FL_2022 chromosome 6, APGP_CSIRO_Lrig_0.1, whole genome shotgun sequence window:
- the LOC124660292 gene encoding probable protein phosphatase 2C 6 gives MEDVALPAPPAPVFSPATAGLTLIAAAAAEPIVAVVAGAMEMEMEGVPPVPPVRTTTTPAAATMEEDGLPAEEDAAGSPCSVNSDCSSVASADFEGVGLGFFGSGVEGGAVVFEDSGASAATVEAEARVAAGGRSVFAVECVPLWGYTSICGRRPEMEDAVVAVPRFFGLPLWMLTGSNMVDGLDPISFRLPAHFFGVYDGHGGAQVADYCRDRLHAALVEELSRIEESVSGANLGAVEFKKQWEKAFVDCFTRVDDEVAGKASSGGGGDVGTSNAAAAADPVAPETVGTTAVVSVICSSHIVVSNCGDSRAVLCRGKQPVPLSVDHKPNREDEYARIEAAGGKVIQWNGYRVFGVLAMSRSIGDRYLKPWIIPVPEVTIVPRAKDDECLVLASDGLWDVLSNEEVCDVARKRILLWHKKNGGSSSSAQRSGDSPDPAAQAAADCLSKLALQKGSKDNISVIVVDLKAQRKFKSKT, from the exons ATGGAGGATGTCGCGCtacccgcgccgcccgcgccggtgTTTAGCCCCGCCACGGCGGGGCTCACGctaatcgccgccgccgccgcggagccgATTGTGGCCGTGGTGGCGGGggccatggagatggagatggaggggGTCCCGCCAGTGCCGCCGGTCAGGACCACgaccacgccggcggcggcgacgatggaGGAGGACGGGCTGCCAGCGGAAGAGGACGCAGCGGGGAGCCCGTGCTCGGTGAACAGCGACTGCAGCAGCGTCGCCAGCGCCGACTTCGAGGGGGTGGGGCTGGGTTTTTTCGGCTCTGGAGTGGAAGGGGGCGCGGTGGTGTTCGAGGACTCGGGGGCCTCCGCGGCCACCGTCGAGGCGGAGGCCAGGGTCGCGGCAGGCGGGAGGAGCGTCTTCGCTGTCGAGTGCGTTCCGCTCTGGGGGTACACGTCTATCTGCGGCCGACGCCCGGAGATGGaggacgccgtcgtcgccgtgcCGCGCTTCTTCGGATTGCCGCTCTGGATGCTCACCGGCAGCAATATGGTCGATGGACTCGATCCAATCTCCTTCCGCCTCCCCGCGCACTTTTTCGGTGTGTATGATGGCCACGGCGGTGCGCAG GTAGCTGATTACTGCCGGGATCGCCTCCACGCAGCGCTAGTGGAGGAGCTGAGCAGGATAGAGGAGTCCGTGTCTGGTGCTAACTTGGGGGCCGTGGAGTTCAAGAAGCAGTGGGAGAAGGCGTTCGTGGATTGCTTCACTAGGGTGGATGATGAGGTAGCCGGTAAAGCAAGCAGCGGAGGAGGGGGAGACGTGGGCACGAGCAATGCCGCTGCAGCGGCAGATCCTGTGGCACCTGAGACCGTGGGCACAACGGCGGTGGTCTCCGTCATCTGCTCCTCCCACATCGTCGTCTCCAACTGTGGAGACTCGAGGGCAGTGCTCTGCCGTGGCAAGCAGCCTGTGCCCTTGTCAGTGGATCACAAA CCTAACAGGGAGGATGAGTATGCAAGGATCGAGGCAGCGGGTGGCAAGGTCATACAGTGGAATGGCTATCGAGTTTTCGGTGTTCTTGCCATGTCGCGGTCAATTG GTGACAGATATCTGAAGCCATGGATAATTCCTGTCCCTGAGGTCACAATTGTTCCTCGAGCTAAGGATGACGAGTGCCTTGTCCTTGCCAGCGATGGCCTCTGGGATGTATTGTCGAATGAAGAGGTATGCGATGTTGCTCGAAAACGGATACTCTTATGGCATAAGAAAAACGGTGGAAGCTCATCGTCTGCTCAACGTAGCGGTGACTCCCCAGATCCAGCCGCCCAAGCAGCTGCTGACTGCTTGTCGAAGCTTGCTCTCCAAAAGGGGAGCAAGGACAACATCTCTGTTATTGTGGTTGACCTCAAGGCACAGAGGAAGTTCAAGAGCAAAACTTAA